From one Actinomyces sp. Marseille-P3109 genomic stretch:
- the nuoK gene encoding NADH-quinone oxidoreductase subunit NuoK: MSLPIAVYIILAGVLFTLGALTVLLRRNAIIELMGVELMLNAVNLVLVTFSRIHGNLTGQVFAFFVMVVAAAEVVVGLSIVVSIFRTRRSTSVDDENLLKN; encoded by the coding sequence GTGAGTCTCCCCATCGCCGTCTACATCATCCTGGCCGGGGTTCTGTTCACCCTGGGGGCGCTCACGGTTCTGCTGCGCCGCAACGCCATCATCGAGCTCATGGGGGTTGAGCTCATGCTCAACGCCGTCAACCTCGTCCTGGTGACCTTCTCCCGGATCCACGGCAACCTCACCGGTCAGGTCTTCGCCTTCTTCGTCATGGTGGTGGCCGCCGCCGAGGTCGTGGTGGGCCTGAGCATCGTCGTATCCATCTTCCGCACCCGCAGGTCCACGTCGGTCGACGACGAGAACCTGCTCAAGAACTGA
- a CDS encoding NADH-quinone oxidoreductase subunit J encodes MSALLTPGAVSASLTGNGHLGLGEAIVFGVVALVTVACGIGVLTAKRAVTAAINMIGIMISLAVLYIVNESPFMGITQIVVYTGAVMTLVLFVIMLVGVGGDEPVSAAGSVMRRPLLILLGLGLAGVLTAVVWRTAFPTPAGLKDGAKAAPDLLAVTLYNDHVVTMELTAILLIVAAVGALTLTHRQRIRARFSQRRVAANKMQAYASKGVHPGQKPMPGVYASTNSAAAPALGADGETVEESVPRVLRARGQGLELSDVSPEMGLAQRSGTIVSRQGSVGGVGDVGSQRTGRSGMSGMSGMPGAAAPAVQQPVLGADDAADSAAPEQKEEK; translated from the coding sequence ATGAGTGCCCTCCTGACACCCGGCGCAGTCTCCGCCTCCCTGACCGGAAACGGTCACCTGGGGCTGGGGGAGGCCATCGTGTTCGGCGTCGTCGCCCTGGTCACCGTGGCCTGCGGCATCGGCGTCCTGACCGCCAAGCGGGCCGTGACCGCCGCTATCAACATGATCGGCATCATGATCTCGCTGGCCGTCCTCTACATCGTCAACGAGTCGCCCTTCATGGGGATCACCCAGATCGTGGTCTACACCGGCGCCGTCATGACCCTCGTGCTGTTCGTCATCATGCTCGTGGGCGTCGGCGGTGACGAGCCGGTCAGCGCCGCCGGCTCGGTCATGAGACGCCCGCTCCTCATCCTCCTGGGACTCGGCCTGGCCGGCGTCCTGACCGCCGTCGTGTGGCGCACCGCCTTCCCGACGCCGGCCGGTCTCAAGGACGGCGCCAAGGCCGCCCCAGATCTGCTGGCCGTCACGCTCTACAACGACCACGTCGTCACCATGGAGCTGACCGCCATCCTGCTCATCGTCGCCGCCGTCGGCGCCCTGACCCTCACCCACCGCCAGCGGATCCGGGCCCGGTTCAGCCAGCGCCGCGTAGCCGCGAACAAGATGCAGGCCTACGCCTCCAAGGGTGTCCACCCCGGCCAGAAGCCGATGCCCGGCGTCTACGCCTCCACCAACTCCGCCGCCGCCCCCGCCCTGGGCGCGGACGGCGAGACCGTCGAGGAGTCCGTGCCCCGGGTCCTGCGCGCCCGCGGCCAGGGACTGGAGCTGTCGGACGTCTCCCCGGAGATGGGCCTGGCCCAGCGCTCCGGGACGATCGTCTCCCGGCAGGGCAGTGTTGGTGGCGTCGGCGACGTCGGCTCCCAGCGCACCGGCCGCTCCGGCATGTCCGGCATGTCCGGCATGCCCGGCGCCGCCGCGCCCGCCGTCCAGCAGCCCGTCCTGGGCGCCGACGATGCAGCCGACTCAGCCGCCCCTGAGCAGAAGGAGGAGAAGTGA
- a CDS encoding NADH-quinone oxidoreductase subunit G, whose translation MTAETTTKSSAPAAPPAPEMVHMTIDGLPVEVEKGTLLIRAAEQVGVRIPRFCDHPLLAPSANCRQCLVEVAMPGRDGVVRPMPKPQPSCAMTAMEGMEISTQATSEVAAKAQAGTMEFLLINHPLDCPVCDKGGECPLQNQALELMASGAQSATRFTDVKRTFPKPLRLTSNILLDRDRCILCQRCVRFADQIPGDPFIALQGRGGGHPSYDMDGHPEHAGGLYSEQIGRFDARVLDFSSGSAEQTVDADLQTIRGVPSLSALGDLTGPGGEPGASDGTDYGPDLGAGREDLDASGRPFASYFSGNIIQICPVGALTSARYRFRARPMDLVSTDSVTEHDASGSAIRVDMRRGVVLRHLAGNDPEVNEEWITDKDRFAFTWSSQPDRLTVPLVRDEETGELVTTSWSDALDVAARGLARAASDGGVGLLPGGRLTLEDAWAWCRFARTVLGTNDIDQRVRTHSLEEDTFLAARVAGTGLGAVTYRHLETAGQVLLLGLEPEDECGSLFLRLRKGVRAGGVNVATVTTCLSAGSRKLSAQAILTPPGEEARVVAHLSQTHPVLVEALRADGATILVGERAARVPGLLSVADALATATGAHLAWVPRRSGERGGIEAGLLPGLLPGGRPVADPEARAQVERAWNMGPEHFLPTSLGRDTTGILSALLDGTLGGAIVGGIDLRDFPDPGLARAALDASGFTVQLEVRRSEVSEHADVVLPVAPAVEKNGTFVNWEGRVRPFGQAHVSRARTDRQVLAMLADEMGVDLQVDDLVTLHEQLAALGLWRGRRMPVAFGRAPTTSAEAAIVGGGVEARLTTHKPMLDAGRLQDGEPFLAATALRPIARVGTDLAQRLSLRGGEEVTVSTATGSITLPAVVGGVSDGTVWLPECSAGSTVHQTLGAGHGSQVTLTHAAEVLR comes from the coding sequence ATGACTGCTGAGACGACCACCAAGAGCTCCGCGCCGGCGGCTCCGCCGGCCCCGGAGATGGTCCACATGACCATCGACGGGCTCCCCGTCGAGGTCGAGAAGGGGACCCTCCTCATCCGCGCCGCCGAGCAGGTCGGCGTGCGCATCCCGCGCTTCTGCGACCACCCGCTGCTCGCGCCGTCGGCCAACTGCCGCCAGTGCCTGGTGGAGGTGGCCATGCCCGGGCGCGACGGCGTCGTGCGGCCCATGCCCAAGCCCCAGCCCTCCTGCGCCATGACCGCCATGGAGGGCATGGAGATCTCCACCCAGGCCACCAGCGAGGTCGCCGCCAAGGCCCAGGCCGGCACCATGGAGTTCCTCCTCATCAACCACCCGCTGGACTGCCCCGTGTGCGACAAGGGCGGCGAGTGCCCCCTGCAGAACCAGGCCCTCGAGCTCATGGCCTCCGGCGCCCAGTCCGCCACCCGCTTCACCGACGTCAAGCGCACCTTCCCCAAGCCGCTGCGCCTGACCAGCAACATCCTGCTGGACCGCGACCGCTGCATCCTGTGCCAGCGCTGCGTGCGCTTCGCCGACCAGATCCCCGGCGACCCCTTCATCGCCCTCCAGGGACGCGGCGGCGGCCACCCCTCCTACGACATGGACGGCCACCCCGAGCACGCCGGCGGCCTGTACTCCGAGCAGATCGGGCGCTTCGACGCCCGCGTCCTGGACTTCTCCAGCGGCTCGGCCGAGCAGACGGTCGACGCCGACCTCCAGACCATCCGCGGCGTACCGTCCCTGAGCGCCCTGGGCGACCTGACCGGCCCCGGCGGCGAGCCCGGTGCCTCCGACGGCACCGACTACGGCCCCGACCTGGGCGCCGGGCGCGAGGACCTGGACGCCTCCGGGCGCCCCTTCGCCTCCTACTTCTCCGGCAACATCATCCAGATCTGCCCCGTGGGCGCCCTGACCTCGGCGAGGTACCGCTTTAGGGCCCGCCCCATGGACCTGGTCTCCACCGACTCCGTCACCGAGCACGACGCCTCCGGCTCGGCCATCCGCGTCGACATGCGCCGCGGCGTCGTCCTGCGCCACCTGGCCGGCAACGACCCCGAGGTCAACGAGGAGTGGATCACCGACAAGGACCGCTTCGCCTTCACCTGGTCCTCCCAGCCCGACCGCCTCACCGTGCCGCTCGTGCGCGACGAGGAGACCGGCGAGCTCGTCACCACCTCCTGGTCCGACGCCCTGGATGTGGCCGCCCGGGGCCTGGCCCGCGCCGCCTCCGACGGGGGAGTGGGTCTCCTGCCCGGCGGCCGCCTCACCCTGGAGGACGCCTGGGCCTGGTGCCGCTTCGCCCGCACCGTCCTGGGCACCAACGACATCGACCAGCGCGTGCGCACCCACAGCCTGGAGGAGGACACCTTCCTGGCCGCCCGGGTAGCCGGCACTGGCCTGGGCGCCGTCACCTACCGTCACCTGGAGACAGCCGGCCAGGTCCTGCTCCTGGGCCTGGAGCCCGAGGACGAGTGCGGCTCGCTGTTCCTGCGCCTGCGCAAGGGCGTGCGCGCCGGCGGCGTCAACGTGGCCACCGTGACCACCTGCCTGAGCGCCGGCAGCCGCAAGCTCTCCGCCCAGGCCATCCTCACGCCCCCCGGTGAGGAGGCCCGCGTCGTCGCCCACCTCAGCCAGACCCACCCCGTCCTCGTCGAGGCCCTGCGGGCCGACGGCGCCACCATCCTCGTCGGTGAGCGCGCCGCCCGCGTGCCCGGCCTGCTCAGCGTCGCCGACGCCCTGGCCACCGCCACCGGCGCCCACCTGGCCTGGGTCCCGCGCCGCAGCGGCGAGCGCGGCGGCATCGAGGCGGGCCTGCTGCCCGGCCTCCTGCCCGGCGGCCGCCCCGTGGCCGACCCCGAGGCCCGCGCCCAGGTCGAGCGGGCCTGGAACATGGGACCCGAGCACTTCCTGCCCACGTCGCTCGGCCGAGACACCACCGGGATCCTCTCCGCCCTCCTGGACGGAACCCTGGGCGGCGCCATCGTCGGCGGCATCGACCTGCGCGACTTCCCCGATCCGGGCCTGGCCCGCGCGGCCCTGGACGCCAGCGGCTTCACCGTCCAGCTCGAGGTGCGCCGCAGCGAGGTCAGCGAGCACGCCGACGTCGTCCTGCCCGTGGCTCCGGCCGTGGAGAAGAACGGCACCTTCGTCAACTGGGAGGGGCGCGTGCGCCCCTTCGGCCAGGCCCACGTCTCGCGGGCCCGCACCGACCGCCAGGTCCTGGCGATGCTGGCCGACGAGATGGGCGTCGACCTCCAGGTCGACGACCTCGTCACGCTGCACGAGCAGCTCGCCGCCCTGGGCCTGTGGCGCGGACGGCGCATGCCGGTGGCCTTCGGCCGTGCCCCGACGACCTCGGCCGAGGCGGCGATCGTCGGCGGCGGCGTGGAGGCGCGCCTGACCACCCACAAGCCCATGCTCGACGCCGGACGCCTCCAGGACGGCGAGCCCTTCCTGGCCGCCACCGCCCTGCGCCCCATCGCCCGGGTGGGCACCGACCTCGCTCAGCGCCTGTCGCTGCGCGGCGGTGAGGAGGTGACCGTGTCGACCGCCACCGGATCGATCACCCTGCCGGCCGTCGTCGGCGGCGTCAGCGACGGAACCGTGTGGCTGCCCGAGTGCTCGGCCGGATCCACCGTCCACCAGACCCTGGGCGCCGGTCACGGCTCCCAGGTCACCCTGACCCATGCAGCGGAGGTATTGAGGTGA
- a CDS encoding NADH-quinone oxidoreductase subunit C produces the protein MPEIPEVPAVPAVPEVAGTPVRPELRLEVIAAPTGQFGASDAGDTTGYGEHRSVVTLAPAAVRPYGGWFDGVVDALIEDLQDAGVDPAAAIEKVVIEHDELTLFIAREHLLDVVRPLRDDQDLRFELCLGVSGVHYPQLAGRELHACIEFMSLTHGGRQLRLQVACSVSDPHVPSIVSVYPGNDWHERETWDLMGIVFDGHPHLTRTAMPDDWVGHPQRKDYPLGGIPVEYKGAQTPPADTRRSYR, from the coding sequence CTGCCCGAGATCCCCGAGGTCCCAGCGGTCCCCGCCGTCCCCGAGGTCGCCGGCACCCCCGTGCGCCCCGAGCTGCGCCTGGAGGTCATCGCCGCCCCCACCGGGCAGTTCGGCGCCTCCGACGCCGGCGACACCACCGGCTACGGCGAGCACCGCAGCGTCGTCACCCTCGCCCCCGCCGCCGTACGCCCCTACGGAGGCTGGTTCGACGGCGTCGTCGACGCCCTCATCGAGGACCTCCAGGACGCCGGCGTCGACCCGGCCGCCGCCATCGAGAAGGTCGTCATCGAGCACGACGAGCTCACCCTGTTCATCGCCCGCGAGCACCTGCTCGACGTCGTGCGGCCCCTGCGCGACGACCAGGACCTGCGCTTCGAGCTGTGCCTGGGCGTCAGCGGCGTCCACTACCCCCAGCTGGCCGGCCGCGAGCTGCACGCGTGCATCGAGTTCATGAGCCTGACCCACGGCGGGCGCCAGCTGCGCCTCCAGGTTGCCTGCTCCGTCTCCGACCCGCACGTGCCCTCCATCGTCTCGGTCTACCCCGGTAACGACTGGCACGAGCGCGAGACCTGGGACCTCATGGGCATCGTCTTCGACGGCCACCCCCACCTGACCCGCACCGCCATGCCCGACGACTGGGTGGGCCACCCCCAGCGTAAGGACTACCCGCTGGGCGGCATCCCCGTCGAGTACAAGGGCGCCCAGACCCCGCCCGCCGACACCCGGAGGTCCTACCGCTGA
- a CDS encoding NADH-quinone oxidoreductase subunit D has protein sequence MSTTRTFRASGPATDDLSAGAEQFTVSGGDWDDVVAQIAERDEADRLRNDRIVLNMGPVHPSTHGVLRLVLEADGEVVTEVRVGTGYLHTGIEKNMEYRTWVQGETFVTRMDYVAPFFQEVGYALAVEKLLGITDDVPEKATVTRVLLMELNRIASHVVAVGTGGNEMGGTTLMTIAFRCRENILKAFEMVSGLRMNHAYVRPGGLAQDIPEGFTEFVRSVMPDIKHDIHELELLLMENPILKSRFIGVGEISLAGGLALGLTGPCLRAAGYPLDLRRTNPYCGYETYDFRVPTYKVSDCYNRLRIRLDEAYESLKIVSQCLDRLDEISARGDDPSNTTMVDDPTIAWPARMAIATDGQGQSLEHVREIMGSSMESLIHHFKLVTQGFRVPAGQVYQTVEHAKGVLGIHAVSDGGTRPYRVHFRDPSFSNLQSLALMGEGGMIADLVPTLASIDPVLGGVDR, from the coding sequence ATGAGCACCACACGCACTTTCCGTGCCTCCGGCCCCGCCACGGACGACCTGTCCGCCGGCGCCGAGCAGTTCACCGTCAGCGGCGGGGACTGGGACGACGTCGTCGCCCAGATCGCCGAGCGCGACGAGGCCGACCGCCTTCGCAACGACCGCATCGTGCTCAACATGGGCCCGGTCCACCCCTCCACCCACGGCGTGCTGCGCCTGGTCCTGGAGGCCGACGGCGAGGTCGTCACCGAGGTCCGTGTCGGTACCGGCTACCTGCACACCGGCATCGAGAAGAACATGGAGTACCGCACCTGGGTCCAGGGCGAGACCTTCGTGACCCGTATGGACTACGTGGCACCCTTCTTCCAGGAGGTCGGCTATGCGCTCGCCGTCGAGAAGCTCCTGGGCATCACCGACGACGTCCCCGAGAAGGCCACCGTCACCCGCGTGCTGCTCATGGAGCTCAACCGCATCGCCTCCCACGTCGTAGCCGTGGGCACCGGGGGCAACGAGATGGGCGGTACCACGCTCATGACCATCGCCTTCCGCTGCCGTGAGAACATCCTCAAGGCCTTCGAGATGGTCTCCGGGCTGCGCATGAACCACGCCTACGTCCGCCCCGGGGGCCTGGCCCAGGACATTCCCGAGGGCTTCACCGAGTTCGTGCGCTCGGTCATGCCCGACATCAAGCACGACATCCACGAGCTCGAGCTGCTGCTCATGGAGAACCCGATCCTCAAGTCCCGCTTCATCGGCGTGGGCGAGATCAGCCTGGCCGGTGGGCTCGCCCTCGGACTGACCGGCCCGTGCCTGCGCGCGGCCGGCTACCCCCTGGACCTGCGGCGCACCAACCCCTACTGCGGCTACGAGACCTACGACTTCCGGGTCCCCACCTACAAGGTCTCCGACTGCTACAACCGCCTGCGGATCCGGCTCGACGAGGCCTACGAGTCCCTCAAGATCGTCTCCCAGTGCCTGGACCGCCTCGACGAGATCTCCGCCCGCGGCGACGACCCCTCCAACACCACGATGGTGGACGACCCGACCATCGCCTGGCCCGCCCGCATGGCCATCGCCACCGACGGTCAGGGCCAGTCCCTCGAGCACGTGCGTGAGATCATGGGCTCGTCCATGGAGTCCCTCATCCACCACTTCAAGCTGGTGACCCAGGGCTTCCGGGTCCCGGCCGGGCAGGTCTACCAGACCGTGGAGCACGCCAAGGGGGTCCTGGGCATCCACGCCGTCTCCGACGGCGGCACCCGCCCCTACCGGGTCCACTTCCGTGACCCCTCCTTCTCCAACCTGCAGTCGCTGGCCCTGATGGGCGAGGGCGGCATGATCGCCGACCTCGTGCCCACCCTGGCCTCCATCGACCCCGTCCTGGGAGGCGTGGACCGCTGA
- the nuoF gene encoding NADH-quinone oxidoreductase subunit NuoF — MSATATYTAPGTLTPVLSDLWDRERSWTLRTYLDHGGYEGLKRAKSLSPEELITLIKDSGLRGRGGAGFPTGLKWSFLPPVDGGPRYLVVNADESEPGTCKDIPTILSNPQALIEGIAITSRAIGGDHAFVYLRGEVSHVYRRLLSAVREATESGLLDTGFGLDGQQRLRITAHAGAGAYICGEETALLDSLEGRRGHPRLKPPFPAVAGLYARPTVVNNVETIASVPAILARGAQWYSTMGTEKSKGHGIFSVSGHVARPGQYEAPFGITMRELIELSGGIRPGHELKFWVPGGSSTPIFGPDELDVPLDYESVAEAGSMLGTRALQVFDETVSVVRVVTRWTEFYQHESCGKCTPCREGTYWMRQIMLRLEAGRGLPGDVEKLESIASNIAGRSFCALGDASATPVLTGIKRFREEFEAGYTAAAGELFPYAASSVFESAR, encoded by the coding sequence GTGAGCGCCACCGCCACCTACACCGCGCCGGGCACTCTCACCCCGGTCCTGAGCGACCTGTGGGACCGGGAGCGCTCCTGGACCCTGCGGACCTACCTCGACCACGGCGGCTACGAGGGCCTCAAGAGGGCCAAGTCGCTCAGCCCGGAGGAGCTCATCACCCTCATCAAGGACTCCGGCCTGCGCGGACGCGGCGGCGCCGGGTTCCCCACCGGCCTGAAGTGGTCCTTCCTGCCCCCGGTCGACGGCGGCCCGCGCTACCTCGTGGTCAACGCCGACGAGTCCGAGCCGGGTACCTGCAAGGACATCCCCACGATCCTGTCCAACCCGCAGGCGCTCATCGAGGGCATCGCCATCACCTCGCGGGCCATCGGCGGCGACCATGCCTTCGTCTACCTGCGCGGTGAGGTCTCCCACGTCTATCGCCGCCTGCTCAGCGCCGTGCGCGAGGCCACCGAGTCCGGCCTGCTGGACACCGGCTTCGGTCTGGACGGCCAGCAGCGCCTGCGCATCACCGCGCACGCCGGCGCCGGCGCCTACATCTGCGGGGAGGAGACCGCCCTGCTGGACTCCCTGGAGGGCCGGCGCGGCCACCCCCGTCTCAAGCCGCCCTTCCCCGCCGTCGCCGGCCTTTACGCCCGCCCCACGGTGGTCAACAACGTCGAGACCATCGCCTCGGTCCCGGCGATCCTGGCCCGCGGCGCCCAGTGGTACTCCACCATGGGTACCGAGAAGTCCAAGGGCCACGGCATCTTCTCCGTGTCCGGGCACGTGGCCCGCCCCGGCCAGTACGAGGCCCCCTTCGGCATCACGATGCGCGAGCTCATCGAGCTCTCCGGCGGCATCCGCCCCGGCCATGAGCTGAAGTTCTGGGTCCCGGGAGGCTCCTCGACACCGATCTTCGGCCCCGATGAGCTCGACGTCCCGCTGGATTACGAGTCCGTGGCTGAGGCCGGCTCCATGCTGGGAACCCGTGCCCTGCAGGTCTTCGACGAGACCGTCTCCGTGGTGCGCGTAGTCACCCGCTGGACCGAGTTCTACCAGCACGAGTCCTGCGGCAAGTGCACCCCCTGCCGCGAGGGCACCTACTGGATGCGCCAGATCATGCTGCGCCTGGAGGCCGGACGCGGACTGCCCGGCGACGTCGAGAAGCTCGAGTCCATCGCCTCCAACATCGCCGGGCGCTCCTTCTGCGCCCTGGGCGACGCCTCCGCCACCCCGGTCCTGACCGGCATCAAGCGGTTCCGCGAGGAGTTCGAGGCCGGCTACACCGCCGCCGCCGGTGAGCTCTTCCCCTACGCCGCCTCCTCCGTCTTCGAAAGCGCACGGTGA
- the nuoI gene encoding NADH-quinone oxidoreductase subunit NuoI, whose amino-acid sequence MTDRRPNRSRGSQHDNWLRDAPSTLARAFAPVAGYGVTISSMFRPVVTEQYPFEPPQVMPRYHGRHRLNRYDDGLEKCIGCELCAWACPADAIYVEAASNEPGAQYSPGERYGRVYQINYLRCIFCGMCIEACPTRALTMSTDFDELVGPDRGGLIYEKEDLLAPVPDGAVAAPHPMVEGTEDGDYYRGQVTGSTQAQIDWVRAQRPDDPSLSGARAKAASATSGWGTKQTVKGAVR is encoded by the coding sequence ATGACTGATCGCCGCCCCAACCGCTCCCGGGGCTCCCAGCACGACAACTGGCTGCGCGACGCTCCCTCCACCCTGGCCCGGGCCTTCGCGCCCGTGGCCGGATACGGGGTCACCATCTCCTCGATGTTCCGCCCGGTGGTCACCGAGCAGTACCCCTTCGAGCCGCCCCAGGTGATGCCCCGCTACCACGGCCGCCACCGGCTCAACCGTTACGACGACGGCCTGGAGAAGTGCATCGGCTGCGAGCTGTGCGCCTGGGCCTGCCCCGCCGACGCGATCTACGTCGAGGCGGCCTCCAACGAGCCCGGCGCCCAGTACTCGCCCGGTGAGCGCTACGGGCGCGTCTACCAGATCAACTACCTGCGCTGCATCTTCTGCGGCATGTGCATCGAGGCCTGCCCCACCCGGGCCCTGACCATGTCCACCGACTTCGATGAGCTCGTCGGTCCCGACCGCGGGGGCCTCATCTACGAGAAGGAGGACCTCCTGGCCCCGGTGCCCGACGGCGCCGTCGCCGCCCCCCACCCCATGGTCGAGGGCACTGAGGACGGCGACTACTACCGCGGCCAGGTCACCGGCTCCACCCAGGCCCAGATCGACTGGGTGCGCGCCCAGCGGCCCGACGACCCCAGTCTGTCCGGCGCCCGCGCCAAGGCCGCCTCCGCCACCTCCGGCTGGGGCACCAAGCAGACCGTGAAGGGGGCCGTGCGATGA
- the nuoH gene encoding NADH-quinone oxidoreductase subunit NuoH, whose amino-acid sequence MAQAAADDVVSNGGVVADFSAETWWLTLIKAVFIVAFLIVSVIMALWVERRGLARMQTRLGPNVNGPFGLLQAIADAGKLIMKEDFWLKGAEKIIYLLAPLIAAFSAFMVYAVIPFGPQVSIFGHSTPLQLTDFPVAVLYILAITAFGVYGIILGGWSSHSTYPLFGAVRSAAQVISYELSMSLSILTVFLASGTMATSGIVGAQQRIWWAVAMLPSFIIYVISMVGEVNRLPFDLPEAEGELVAGHMVEYSSMKFAWYFLAEYINMFNVSAVCVTLFLGGWRSTILSLFWEGANSGWWPMLWFIGKVWAVMFFMIWTRGTLVRIRYDHFMKLGWKVLIPVSLVWFVLVAVVRAFRTFSGASVQALLLPLAVVFCLIMLILFLVPDKEDEEELYDDEDEYDDGDDVEIMSADDDHVAFLEGFPVPPLPGESLPPSPRARRAALAADVDDSEDRSVTAVGLLDRDDREEDDATDSAESPDSAGADEAAAPPRAGADSATALPTFTLDLKADSASDKATDKAAEAPQEGKDD is encoded by the coding sequence ATGGCCCAGGCCGCCGCCGACGACGTCGTCTCCAACGGGGGCGTGGTCGCCGACTTCTCCGCCGAGACCTGGTGGCTGACCCTCATCAAGGCCGTCTTCATCGTCGCCTTCCTCATCGTCAGCGTCATCATGGCGCTGTGGGTGGAGCGACGCGGCCTGGCCCGCATGCAGACACGCCTGGGTCCCAACGTCAACGGCCCGTTCGGCCTGCTCCAGGCGATCGCCGACGCCGGCAAGCTCATCATGAAGGAGGACTTCTGGCTCAAGGGGGCCGAGAAGATCATCTACCTCCTGGCCCCGCTCATCGCCGCCTTCAGCGCCTTCATGGTCTACGCGGTCATCCCCTTCGGACCGCAGGTGAGCATCTTCGGCCACTCCACGCCCCTGCAGCTGACCGACTTCCCGGTGGCGGTCCTCTACATCCTGGCCATCACCGCCTTCGGCGTCTACGGCATCATCCTGGGCGGCTGGTCCTCCCACTCCACCTACCCGCTCTTCGGCGCCGTGCGCAGCGCCGCGCAGGTCATCTCCTACGAGCTGAGCATGAGCCTGTCCATCCTCACGGTCTTCCTGGCCTCGGGGACCATGGCCACCTCCGGGATCGTCGGTGCCCAGCAGCGGATCTGGTGGGCGGTGGCGATGCTGCCGAGCTTCATCATCTACGTCATCTCCATGGTCGGTGAGGTCAACCGCCTCCCCTTCGACCTGCCCGAGGCCGAGGGCGAGCTCGTCGCCGGCCACATGGTCGAGTACTCCTCGATGAAGTTCGCCTGGTACTTCCTGGCCGAGTACATCAACATGTTCAACGTCTCGGCCGTGTGCGTCACCCTGTTCCTGGGCGGCTGGCGCTCCACCATCCTCAGCCTGTTCTGGGAGGGCGCCAACTCCGGCTGGTGGCCGATGCTGTGGTTCATCGGCAAGGTCTGGGCGGTCATGTTCTTCATGATCTGGACCCGGGGCACCTTAGTGCGCATCCGCTACGACCACTTCATGAAGCTGGGGTGGAAGGTCCTCATCCCCGTCTCCCTGGTCTGGTTCGTGCTGGTCGCGGTGGTGCGCGCCTTCCGCACCTTCTCCGGCGCCTCCGTGCAGGCCCTGCTGCTGCCCCTGGCGGTCGTCTTCTGCCTCATCATGCTCATCCTCTTCCTCGTCCCCGACAAGGAGGACGAGGAGGAGCTCTACGACGACGAGGATGAGTACGACGACGGGGACGACGTCGAGATCATGAGCGCTGACGACGACCACGTCGCCTTCCTCGAGGGATTCCCCGTCCCGCCGCTGCCGGGCGAGTCCCTGCCGCCCTCGCCGCGTGCCCGCCGCGCCGCCCTGGCCGCCGACGTCGATGACTCCGAGGACCGGTCGGTCACCGCCGTCGGCCTCCTGGACCGCGACGACCGCGAGGAGGACGACGCGACCGACTCCGCCGAGTCGCCCGACTCAGCCGGCGCTGACGAGGCGGCTGCTCCGCCCCGGGCCGGTGCGGACTCGGCCACCGCCCTGCCCACCTTCACCCTTGACCTCAAGGCCGACTCGGCCAGTGACAAGGCCACCGACAAGGCCGCTGAGGCACCCCAGGAGGGAAAAGATGACTGA
- the nuoE gene encoding NADH-quinone oxidoreductase subunit NuoE: protein MSTTENAVNPAVETIATVSAVDPAGAVAAAAVAAGYSPDVAQGLQVDIERIIARYPAGKERSALIPMLHLIQSVDGYVSPAGIALCAARLGLDRAEVSAVATFYSQFRRHPAGTYHVGVCTNALCAVMGGDEIWTAVTEHTGLGAEETSDDGTISLERIECNAACDYAPVVMVNWEFFDNQTPDSAVAMISALERGEDVAPTRGPETVPTFRENERLLAGFEDGRTDEGRGPGEPTLRGLRIAREHGWTAPKEESK, encoded by the coding sequence ATGAGCACCACTGAGAACGCAGTCAACCCGGCCGTCGAGACCATCGCCACCGTCAGCGCGGTGGACCCGGCGGGCGCCGTCGCGGCCGCCGCCGTCGCCGCCGGATACAGCCCCGACGTCGCTCAGGGCCTCCAGGTCGACATCGAGCGGATCATCGCCCGCTATCCGGCGGGCAAGGAGCGCAGCGCCCTCATCCCGATGCTCCACCTCATCCAGTCCGTGGACGGCTACGTCTCACCGGCCGGCATCGCCCTGTGCGCCGCCCGGCTGGGCCTGGACCGCGCCGAGGTCAGCGCCGTGGCCACCTTCTACAGTCAGTTCCGCCGCCACCCCGCCGGCACCTACCACGTGGGCGTGTGCACCAACGCCCTGTGCGCCGTCATGGGCGGGGACGAGATCTGGACGGCCGTCACCGAGCACACCGGCCTGGGCGCCGAGGAGACCAGCGATGACGGCACCATCAGCCTCGAGCGCATCGAGTGCAACGCCGCCTGCGACTACGCCCCCGTCGTCATGGTCAACTGGGAGTTCTTCGACAATCAGACCCCCGACTCCGCCGTCGCCATGATCTCGGCCCTCGAGCGCGGCGAGGACGTGGCCCCCACCCGCGGGCCCGAGACCGTGCCCACCTTCCGCGAGAACGAGCGCCTTCTGGCCGGCTTCGAGGACGGGCGCACCGACGAGGGACGCGGCCCCGGCGAGCCGACCCTGCGGGGCCTGCGCATCGCCCGCGAGCACGGCTGGACCGCGCCGAAGGAGGAGTCCAAGTGA